From Halobacillus sp. Marseille-Q1614, one genomic window encodes:
- a CDS encoding putative holin-like toxin — MTVFETLTLMISFATLIVLVIETHKK, encoded by the coding sequence ATGACAGTATTTGAGACGTTAACCCTCATGATCTCTTTCGCAACGTTGATTGTGCTTGTCATTGAAACACACAAAAAATAA